A portion of the Cydia strobilella chromosome 5, ilCydStro3.1, whole genome shotgun sequence genome contains these proteins:
- the LOC134741371 gene encoding calnexin isoform X3 has protein sequence MARLTCEVCVLSALLVLVTSAANVYAESEDSNDEVTVEVEEEDQYRSPSIDSKSIYLAEHFDDESAFKKKWVKSEAKKQGVDENIAKYDGKWEIQAPSRKILRDDLGLVLTTEAKHAAISALLDRPFEFKDKPLIVQYEVTMQEGQNCGGAYIKLLSRGANTKADLRKFFDQTPYTIMFGPDKCGNDNKLHFIFRHKNPKNGTIEEKHSKKPTQRLEDVYKDKEPHLYTLVVRPDNTYSVFVDHKEVNAGSLLEDFTPPVNPPQEIDDPNDKKPDDWDEREKIVDPTATKPSDWDESAPAQLADPAASKPAGWLDDQPDMIPDPDAQKPSDWDEDMDGEWEAPLVDNPLCTVGCGTWKPPMIPNPAYKGIWRAPLIPNPNYKGKWAPRKIPNPDYFHDDQPFRMTPIHAVGFELWSMSPALLFDNLLVADDADVAAAWASQTFDLKRAKLSRDSTSLWGRMMRVMNYSPGYWALYGVYVAIPVAIYVAYLVRTAREASATTHYKLAPYLYTTTVSVTLRREI, from the exons ATGGCTCGATTGACTTGCGAGGTGTGTGTTTTAAGTGCCTTATTGGTGCTAGTGACTTCAGCGGCGAATGTGTATGCCGAGAGCGAAGACTCTAATGATGAAGTCACCGTAGAG GTTGAAGAAGAGGACCAGTATCGTAGCCCATCCATAGATTCAAAAAGCATTTACTTAGCAGAGCATTTTGATGATGAGAGTGCATTTAAGAAAAAATGGGTGAAATCTGAGGCAAAGAAACAGGGTGTTGATGAAAATATTGCTAAATATGATGGTAAATGGGAG ATCCAAGCACCTTCACGCAAGATTCTGCGCGACGACCTGGGTCTTGTGTTGACGACAGAAGCAAAGCATGCTGCCATCTCTGCTCTCCTCGACAGGCCTTTCGAGTTCAAGGACAAACCGCTTATTGTGCAGTATGAAGTTACCATGCAG gAGGGCCAGAACTGCGGCGGAGCGTACATAAAGCTGCTCTCGCGCGGCGCCAACACCAAGGCGGACCTCCGCAAGTTCTTCGATCAGACGCCCTACACCATCATGTTTGGCCCCGACAAGTGCGGCAACGACAATAAGCTGCACTTCATCTTCAGGCACAAGAACCCCAAGAACGGGACCATTGAGGAGAAACACAGCAAGAAGCCTAC CCAACGCCTAGAGGACGTCTACAAGGATAAGGAGCCCCACCTGTACACGCTGGTGGTGCGGCCCGACAACACGTATAGCGTGTTTGTGGATCATAAAGAAGTGAACGCCGGCTCGCTGCTCGAGGACTTCACGCCGCCCGTCAACCCGCCGCAGGAGATCGACGACCCCAACGACAAGAAGCCTGACGACTGGGACGAGAGAGAGAAG ATCGTGGACCCGACGGCCACGAAGCCCTCGGACTGGGACGAGTCTGCGCCGGCGCAGCTCGCCGACCCCGCCGCCTCCAAGCCCGCCGGCTGGCTCGACGATCAGCCCGATATGATCCCCG ACCCGGACGCGCAGAAGCCCTCGGACTGGGACGAGGACATGGACGGCGAGTGGGAGGCGCCGCTCGTGGACAACCCGCTGTGCACCGTCGGCTGCGGCACATGGAAACCCCCCATGATCCCTAATCCCGCGTACAAG GGCATCTGGCGTGCGCCGCTGATCCCCAACCCCAACTACAAGGGGAAGTGGGCGCCGCGCAAGATCCCCAACCCCGACTACTTCCACGACGACCAGCCCTTCCGCATGACTCCCATC CACGCGGTGGGGTTCGAGCTGTGGTCGATGTCGCCGGCGCTGCTGTTCGACAACCTGCTGGTGGCGGACGACGCGGACGTCGCCGCCGCCTGGGCGAGCCAGACCTTCGACCTCAAGCGGGCCAAGCTCTCCCGGGACTCG ACTTCGCTATGGGGCCGCATGATGCGCGTCATGAACTACAGCCCGGGTTACTGGGCGCTGTACGGCGTGTACGTCGCCATCCCCGTCGCCATATACGTCGCCTACCTCGTCAGGACCGCGCGAGAGGCCAGTGCCACTACCCACTATAAGCTAGCACCTTACCTGTATACGACCACCGTCTCGGTCACGTTGAGACGCGAAATATGA